CGACCCGCGAGCTGGGGCTGGCGCGCAACTCGGTGCTGGTGGTGACGCTGCTGTCGTCCCTGCTCAGCGTGCCGGTGATCCTGCTGGCCGGGCGGTGGTCGGACCGGCACGGCAGGCGTCCGCTGATCGTGGTGGGCGCGGTGGCGATGATCGCGTGGGCGTTCCCGTACTTCTGGCTGGTGGACACGGCGTCGCTGGGGCTGATCTTCGTGGCGCTGGCCGTGTCGGGGATCGGGTCGAGCCTGGTCTACGGACCGGTGGCGGCCTACCTGGCCGAGCTGTTCGAGCCGCAGGTGCGGTACTCGGGGGCGTCGCTGGCGTACCAGCTGGCGTCGATCCTGGTCAGCGGCGGCACACCGTTCATCATGACGGCGCTGCTGGCGGCCACCGGGACGTCGCTGTCGGTGTCGGCGTTCCTGCTGGTGATGGGCGTGGTGACGCTGGGGTCGGTGCTCGGGTTGCGGGAAACGCACCGGGTCTGAAGCCCGCCCGAACACCGTCCGACGTGGCAGTGAGAGCGGCAACGATTGCTGATGCGGGGGTGCGCTCAAGCGGGCGCACCCCCGCGCTTCACCTCGATGCGCATGCCCACCCGCGTGTGGAGCGGCACCGCGGTCGACTCGATGCCGAACACCGGTCGGCCGCCCGGGTCCACCGTTCGAACGATCCCGAACCCGTCCTCCTCCTCGCTGAAGCCCACGGGTTCCAGGTACGCGTCGGACCCCGGCGGGAGGGCGACCAGGTACCGGGCGCGGACGACCGGGGTGCGGAAGCTCAACGTGAAGTCGTCCGGCCTGCGATCGCGCATGAGCGGCGCGCACATACCGGGCCAGTCGCACTCCACGACGATGCCGAACGAACTCCCCCGCGGCAGCGCCGAGCGGAAGTGGGTGATGAGCACGAACCTGCCCTCGGCATCCCACGCTGAGGTGCTGGACATCCTCGGCCCCGGCGCACCGTCCACCAGCAGTTTCCGCACCACGACCACGACCCTGCGCCGGAACCTGGCCGGCTGGGGCCAGCCGCAGCCGTGCACCTGGCGGATCGACCACAGGCCGTCGACGAGCACCTGGGCCCGCATCGTGAGCCGCTTGCGCGTGTCGCCGTTGGGTTCGACGGTGAGGAACTCGTCCCAGTCGACTACCCGGTACTCCGGCGGGCTGCCGTCCGATGCGAGCTTCGTGTAGTGCGCGACGAGCTGCCACTGGGTCTCCAGCCGTCGCAGGGTCGCTCTGCGGTCGGCCAACAGCACCAAGCCGGCCGAGAGCAGCACCAGGAGCGCCACGACCAGGGCTCCGGCCTTGACCGCGGTGTTGCCCAACAACGCTCCGAGGAGCACGGCGAAGGACAGGATGCCGAGCGCGGCCTTGACGATCGCGGGACTGCCCTCGTCCGCGAGGATGTCGTCCAACCAGATGATGAACCGAGTGAGCATCCCGCCTCCTGGGAAAACTCGGCTACGAACGAGCACTGAAGCGTAACGGAACGTAGTCACCGTCGGGGCGCAATCGGGCGGGAACCGAAATTCGTCCTGTCAGTCGCAGTACAGAGGCGACGGCCGCCGCGCCGACGCACCCGGGGAGTGAACTGTCAACCGGGTGACGTGCGGAACGTTGCGCGCTTGCCGTACGTTGCCGTGCCGTGACCACTCTCCTGGGACGGTTCAAGCAGCGGCTGCGTCGGTTCGCGCAGAAGCCCGGCTCCGCCGACCTCACGCCCTACCGGAAGCTGCTCGAAGAGGTCAACGAGCAGGCCGAGCGCGTGAAGAAGCTCAGCGACGAGGAACTGACCGCCGCGGCGGCCGCACTGCGCGACAAATCCGGCTTCGGCAGGCCCGAGCTGGTGGAGGTGTGCGCGCTCGGCCGGGAGGCCGCCGACCGGGCCCTCGGCCTGCGCCCGTTCGACGTGCAGGTCCTCGGCGCCCTGGGCCTCCTGGAGGGCCACGTGGTCGAGATGGCCACCGGTGAGGGCAAGACGCTCTCCGGGGCCATCGCCGCCGCCGGCTTCGCGCTGCGCGGCGACCAGGTGCACGTGGTCTCGGTCAACGACTACCTGGCCCAGCGCGACGCCGAGTGGATGAGCCCGCTGTACGACCTGCTCGGCGTGGACGTCGGATGGATCAACCAGAGCTCCAAGCCCGAGGAGCGCCGCGCCGCCTACCAGGCCGAGGTCGTCTACGCGTCGGTCTCGGAGATCGGCTTCGACGTGCTGCGCGACCGGCTGGCCACCGACGAGGGCGACCTCATCGTCCCCCGGCCGCGCGTCGCGTTGGTGGACGAGGCGGACTCCGTCCTGGTGGACGAGGCGCGCGTGCCGCTGGTCCTGGCGGGCTCCACGGCGGGCCCGGCGGTCGACCCGGCGCTGGCCGACCTGGTCAAGCGGCTGCGCCGCGACCTGCACTTCGAGATCGACGACGAGGAGCGCAACGTCTACCTCACCGGCGCGGGCAGCGAGCTGGTGGAACGGGCGCTCGGCGGCATCGACCTGTACTCCGACGAGCACGTGTCGACCACGCTGAGCAAGGTCAACGTGGCCCTGCACGCGCAGGTCCTGCTGCACCGCGACGTGGACTACATCGTCCGCGACGGCAAGGTGCACCTGATCAACGACACCCGCGGCCGGATCGCGAAGCTCCAGCGCTGGCCCGACGGCCTCCAGGCGGCGGTCGAGGCCAAGGAGAACGTGGCCACCACGGACGCGGGCGAGGTGCTGGACTCGATCACCGTCCAGGCGCTGCTCAGCCGCTACCCGACGGTGTGCGGCATGACCGGCACGGCGGTGGCCGTCGCCGAGCAGCTGCGCGACTTCTACCAGCTGGAAGTGCTGGTCATCCCGCCGAACGTGGAGACGATCCGGGAGGACGAGGAGCCCCGGCTGTACGCGACGCTGGAGCAGAAGGAAGCCGCCGTCGTCGCCGAGATCAAGCAGGCGCACGAGACCGGCAGGCCGATCCTGGTCGGCACGCTGGACGTGGCCGAGTCCGAGCGGCTGTCCCGCAAGCTGGCCGAGGCGGGCGTGGAGTGCGTCGTGCTCAACGCGAAGAACGACGCCGAGGAAGCCTCGATCATCGCCGACGCGGGCTCGTTCGAGCGGGTCACCGTGTCCACCCAGATGGCGGGCCGCGGCACGGACATCCGGCTCGGCGGGCACGACTCGACCGACCGGGAGCGCATCGCCGAGCTGGGCGGGCTCTACGTGATCGGCACCGGGCGGCACTCCAGCAGCCGGTTGGACGACCAGCTGCGCGGTCGCGCGGGGCGGCAGGGCGACCCGGGCGGGTCGGTGTTCTTCTCCTCGCTGCAGGACGACCTGATCACGCAGTACGTGCCGGACCACGACGAGCCGGCCGAGGTGGACGAGGACGGCCGCGTCACCGACGCGGGCACGCTGCACACCGTGGAGCACGGGCAGCGCGTGGCCGAGGGCGTGCACCTGGAGATCCACCGCAACACCTGGCGGTACAACAAGCTGATCGAGCACCAGCGCCAGCTGCTGCTGG
This genomic window from Saccharothrix sp. HUAS TT1 contains:
- the secA2 gene encoding accessory Sec system translocase SecA2 yields the protein MTTLLGRFKQRLRRFAQKPGSADLTPYRKLLEEVNEQAERVKKLSDEELTAAAAALRDKSGFGRPELVEVCALGREAADRALGLRPFDVQVLGALGLLEGHVVEMATGEGKTLSGAIAAAGFALRGDQVHVVSVNDYLAQRDAEWMSPLYDLLGVDVGWINQSSKPEERRAAYQAEVVYASVSEIGFDVLRDRLATDEGDLIVPRPRVALVDEADSVLVDEARVPLVLAGSTAGPAVDPALADLVKRLRRDLHFEIDDEERNVYLTGAGSELVERALGGIDLYSDEHVSTTLSKVNVALHAQVLLHRDVDYIVRDGKVHLINDTRGRIAKLQRWPDGLQAAVEAKENVATTDAGEVLDSITVQALLSRYPTVCGMTGTAVAVAEQLRDFYQLEVLVIPPNVETIREDEEPRLYATLEQKEAAVVAEIKQAHETGRPILVGTLDVAESERLSRKLAEAGVECVVLNAKNDAEEASIIADAGSFERVTVSTQMAGRGTDIRLGGHDSTDRERIAELGGLYVIGTGRHSSSRLDDQLRGRAGRQGDPGGSVFFSSLQDDLITQYVPDHDEPAEVDEDGRVTDAGTLHTVEHGQRVAEGVHLEIHRNTWRYNKLIEHQRQLLLEYRDKLLRTDLAWEELSERKPDKAHELKDLDEAVRVKAARLIGLHHLDQRWSDHLTFLTDLREGIHLRALARQNPLDEFHREAIPAYHKIIPDAWDEAEETFAKVLIDADGAHLAEAGVQRPNTTWTYLVNDNPFSSGLEETFKGLVKLVRRR